One part of the Paenibacillus antri genome encodes these proteins:
- a CDS encoding response regulator transcription factor, whose protein sequence is MNYRILIVDDDREIAGLIEIYLRNDGYDTVLAYDGEEALRALEGDEPVHLVVLDVMMPKMDGLTVCRRIREEKHLPILMVSAKAEDMDKILGLMTGADDYMVKPFNPLELSARVKSLLRRAYRMPSETPAADDAIRIGALRIDKNTHRAEVDGKPLHLTSTEFGILHLLASNRGRVFSAEDIFQQVWKEKYFDSNNTVMVHISHLRDKLEQETGDKMIATVWGVGYKIDG, encoded by the coding sequence GTGAACTATCGCATCTTAATCGTGGACGACGACCGGGAAATCGCCGGATTGATTGAAATTTACTTGCGCAACGACGGATACGACACCGTGCTGGCGTACGACGGCGAGGAGGCGCTGCGCGCGCTCGAAGGGGACGAGCCGGTACACCTCGTCGTGCTCGACGTCATGATGCCGAAGATGGACGGTCTGACCGTATGCCGCCGCATTCGCGAGGAGAAGCATCTGCCCATTCTCATGGTCAGCGCGAAAGCCGAAGACATGGATAAGATTCTCGGGCTGATGACCGGGGCGGACGATTACATGGTGAAGCCGTTCAACCCGCTCGAGCTGAGCGCGCGCGTGAAGTCGCTGTTGCGGCGAGCGTACCGGATGCCGTCGGAGACGCCGGCCGCGGACGACGCGATCCGGATCGGGGCGCTGCGGATCGACAAGAACACGCATCGGGCCGAGGTCGACGGGAAGCCGCTGCATCTCACGTCGACGGAATTCGGCATCCTGCATCTGCTCGCGAGCAACCGCGGCCGGGTGTTCAGCGCGGAGGACATTTTCCAACAGGTATGGAAGGAAAAGTATTTCGATTCGAACAACACGGTCATGGTGCATATCAGTCATCTGCGCGACAAGCTCGAGCAGGAGACGGGAGATAAGATGATCGCGACCGTCTGGGGGGTCGGCTACAAAATTGACGGATAA
- a CDS encoding sensor histidine kinase has product MTDNIVRRLVFKFVLQVFLSVVWTGLATVATGIVVTAAADANNIIGSLLRLLFRFLPIEGWGVLALIFYFLTFLTLYQYRRFRYYGEMIRAVRRIAEGRFDVTVPVKQKDDFGVLAADMNSLIARLSTSIEEERRAEQTKNELITNVSHDLRTPLTSILGYLGLIDDDKYRDELELRHYVQIANAKAKRLHGLIDDLFEYTRMRHGGMPLRKTRFNLTELLGQLLSQHRLGLQQAGMTASLSAPQTAVEVVGDPDKLVRVFENLLTNAMRYGRDGKRIDVAVRTGGGAAEVDVANYGEPISAADLPYIFERFYRADKSRTEADGAPGSGLGLAIAKGIVDQHGGAIAAYSDARSTVFQVRLPLGEHPRT; this is encoded by the coding sequence TTGACGGATAACATCGTACGCAGGCTCGTCTTCAAGTTCGTGCTCCAAGTGTTCCTCAGCGTGGTGTGGACCGGTCTGGCCACCGTCGCGACGGGCATCGTCGTCACCGCCGCGGCGGACGCGAACAATATCATCGGCTCCTTGTTGAGACTTCTGTTTAGGTTCTTGCCGATCGAGGGATGGGGCGTCTTGGCGCTAATCTTCTACTTCCTAACGTTCCTCACCCTGTACCAGTACCGCCGCTTCCGCTATTACGGGGAGATGATTCGCGCCGTTCGGCGCATCGCCGAAGGGCGGTTCGACGTCACCGTGCCCGTAAAGCAGAAGGACGACTTCGGCGTGCTGGCGGCCGACATGAATTCCTTGATCGCGCGTTTGAGCACGTCGATCGAGGAGGAGCGGCGCGCCGAGCAGACGAAGAACGAGCTCATCACGAACGTCTCCCACGATCTTCGGACGCCGCTGACGTCCATCCTGGGCTACCTCGGCCTGATCGACGACGACAAATACCGGGACGAGCTCGAGCTGCGGCACTACGTCCAGATCGCGAACGCGAAAGCGAAGCGGCTGCACGGGCTGATCGACGACCTGTTCGAGTATACGCGGATGCGTCATGGCGGCATGCCGCTTCGGAAGACGCGGTTCAATCTGACGGAGCTGCTCGGGCAGCTGCTCTCCCAGCATCGTCTCGGCTTGCAGCAGGCGGGCATGACCGCCTCGCTGTCGGCGCCGCAGACGGCGGTAGAGGTCGTCGGGGATCCGGATAAGCTCGTACGCGTGTTCGAAAATCTGCTGACCAATGCGATGCGGTACGGACGGGACGGGAAGCGCATCGACGTCGCGGTCCGAACGGGAGGCGGGGCCGCGGAGGTCGACGTCGCCAACTACGGCGAGCCGATTTCGGCCGCGGATTTGCCGTATATTTTCGAGCGGTTTTACCGCGCGGACAAATCCCGGACCGAGGCGGACGGCGCGCCGGGCTCGGGGCTCGGCCTTGCGATCGCCAAGGGCATCGTCGACCAGCACGGCGGCGCGATCGCCGCGTACAGCGACGCGAGAAGCACTGTCTTTCAAGTAAGATTGCCGTTGGGAGAGCATCCTCGGACATGA